The genomic window GGGATTTAATCTTGGAGGTAAGTTGTTTAAGTAGAAATGtattgtttctgatgcatatatTATTAGTATTATACTGGCCTTATAGATTCTCCATTTCACATATTATGTTATTTCGTGCTATTGAAATGTGTTGATTatgctatatacagggtgtccagaaactgtaccgacaaacgaagacaggagattcttcagataattttaagacaatttagctcaattcacctagtccaaaaatgcttccaacgggagctagagctctttgaaaatggcgtcttgtaataattagtttttcttaaataccttcagaacgcttcaatttagaaaaacgagaACCGGtgcgtatatttatcttccaaagataaatcgattccatccattgcgaatttctagtacagatcataggcgtccgttttgggtagggcaacagttattttatcacataacttttttgtctttaactttaagcatttttgacactggattattaaattgtgagatattctagtactaaaaggtactcttacaaGTCAGTAGGACACACAGTTTTCTAGAcaaattaatttgaaaatttttccttttttttggaatttgaaaaaaaattaaaaaaaaaaattcaaaaccaaacggtgtattttaccaacttaaagcaagagtaacttttagtactagaatacctcacaacttagtaatctagagtcaaaaatgcttaaaaattaaagacaaaaatgttatgtgataaaatagccgttgacctacccaaaacggacgcatatgacccgtactagaaattcgcaattaatgaaatcgattcatctctgaaatgtaaataagcgtaccagttttcgaatttctaaatagttttttttaatttttttttttggaaattcaaaaaacgaaaaattttcaaatcgatttttctagaaaacggtgtatcctatcgacttaaaacaagagtaccttttagttgtagaataccccacaatttaataatccagagtcaaaaatgcttaaaaatcaaagataaaaaagttatgcgataatataactgttgtcctacccaaaacggatgcctatgaccggtactagaaattggcaatgcttggaatcgatttatctctggaagataaatatgtgtaacaattttcgtttttctcaatagaagcgttctggagatatttaagaaaaactaattacaagacgccatcttcaaagagctctagctcccttaggaagcattttcggactagtagtgcagtcactgaaggtggatatgagctactacctccgatttcgttgaacctccatcgatttgcatgaaaattggtgagtggttagaggatatctcaaggaacaaaggtgacatggtgccaacttgcgcttttaccttgggggtggatgccaccccttctcgggggtgaaaattattttattaaaaataaccccataattcgatagagcgACTAACTCaaaagcaaaatttgttatataaagttattgaaataaatcataactttttgagttattaaaaattaaagattttaaattttcgtgaaaaaatgcatgtttttaaccgattttttataaataattcaaaaactataagtttttacaaaaaagttatgattaccaaaatagaagctaataaaaaatgaaatatattccttactagaaaaatcTTTTAGTGTCAACGAAAAGTGAGCTATaggtatttaaatgtatatttctttcggcaactacccaaatctaagtattcaagcttaaataacggggaaatgatgcattttataacataaacttattaaacatttgtcaaagtatttaaaaatatctatcagatgAGCTCACGAACAAGttgttgaatttaatcttttaaaccccttacttttttaaaaataaaaggttaaattgccccggttacatggttctcgaagcaaaatttaagctttaaacgtttctatcttgggTATTTTGTAACCTACAGAAACAGTGAAACAGTAAACAGTAAAAATATTtggtacagaaaaaactaaaatttcgtcatatatatttttttcgtatattaagtatttttgtagttattattaatagtatggtataactagacccaaacccagacatccaaagtgaaagttatcacccaataccaaattgttctatatggtccacataatgttcagaaaaaagtcacaccattttgagcatcgggtttggggAGAGAGGGGGGAGATATCGGTAAATTCGGagtttacgtttttcgtcaatatttctaaaactatgcagtttagcatgaacaaccttctgtacaaaaatattctacattaaatttgaaataaaaaaggtcctatacataatccttttaaaatgaacgattccaaagttacggagatagtatattataattggtccaaaaaaaggcctaacccagacacccaaagtaaaagttttcctccaacacaaaattgttatacagggtgtttcattaataattgtccatatagtaactggagagaCCTTAgctcaaaatacgaagatttaacctaaaacacttaaataaaatgtggttccttactgagttacagggtgttttatctaaaaatttaaaaactatttttgctcagcattttaaaactgttcaacaatccatacttggcaaaaagtgccACTGCTATACACCTTACTAAATTATGAtacacaaacgtttctagctactaccagaggcatacAACAGGGGATAGTGGATGGCtgacccttctcaaattgtacgccactggaggaattactattttagtgccatttttagattcatcaatactttctacgtaaataatataatctttattggtaacgataaagtcattatttttcgagatattttaagttaaatatgaaacggcacagttattttggtTAATTTATGAATGAtccatatgattaaaatttaaaaattatttgtagccagtactttaaaactatttggcctatccttatcatacttggcagaaagtgtaggtaaacgtttctagctactaccagaggcgaacgacagggatagtggctggttgacccttcccaaattctacgccactgatgaaattgctattttagtgcaattttttgattttccaatactttttacgtaaataatatactcttcataattaacgataaaatgattgtttttcgagattttgaaattaaaaatgaaggtatacactacattaatcaaaataaccgtgtcgtttcatttttaacttcaaagatctcgaaaactaatgactttatcgttacgaatgaagaggatattattttcatagaaaatattggagaatccaaaaattaaactaaaacaacaattccgccagtggcgtagaatttggaaaaagtcaaccattcactttcccccgtcgtacgcctctggaaagagccagaaacgtttttttaaaataatttagtagtttgtacagtacctattcttcctgccaagtatgaaaaggatacgtcgaacagttttaaaatgctgagcaaaaatagtttttaaatttttggataaaacaccctgtaactcagtaaggaaccacattttatttaattgttttaggttaaatcttcgtattttgtgctaaggtttctccagttagtatatggacaattatttatgaaacaccctgtatatggtccacatattgttcagtaaaaagttacaccaatttgagcgtccggtttggggagacagatgggggagaaatcgataaattagtagttgttttacgtttttcgtcattatttctaaaactatgctttagcataaAATTAAGTTCTATACacaaattttctacataaaatttaaaacaaaaaaggtccaatacataattgttataaaatcaacggttccagtgTTAGgtagggtgaaaagtggaggttttcgatactttttatatttttttgggcaatttataatattattactgatgaaaattttttttgtaaataaaatttgctattttagtggCCGATGATATCAgggataagcccttgaagaaacgtcaacttcaccacccaaaatcatcatcaattgtccaaataatataaaaagtatctaaaacctccacttttcaccttccgtaactctggaaccgtttatttcataacaattatgtataggaccttttttgttttaaattttatgtagaatatttttctatagaacattccttacgctaaagcatagttttagaaatattgacgaaaaacgtaaaaaactactaatttaccgacttttcccccgtctccccccaaactggacgctcaaatgatgtaactttttactgaacaatatgtggaccatatagaacaattttgtgttgtgaggaaaacttttactttggatggtAAAGGTAATATAACACCTTTGTTCCTTGatgtatcctctaactactcaccaattttcatgaaaatcgatggaggttcaacgaaatctcaggtaaaaaccttcagtgactgcactataagtgaattgggttaaaatatcttaaaattatctgaggaatcgcctgtcttcgtttgtcggtagagtttctggccaccctgtatatagtAAGTGTTATTAAGAAATCTGCTAATCCTAATCTATTTGCTCTTTGTACTTGATCTCTTACTTATTTTTCAATGTCTCCATAGCTAGACAATGTAATCCCTAGGAATTACTTGTTTAGTGCTAACTCCAACTACTTTCAGTTTATATCttattggttctttactgattactagtGTGATTTTGTGAACTAGTCTTTAAAGGCTATTTTTATtgtgggctatcaatattgcattGTCTGAATAACAGAGAATTGTAATTTCATTGTTCTCCATTCTGTATTATCTTCTATTGTTACCTCTGTTTATGATTTCATCCAAGGTTGAATAGCATAGGGCTTAGTGAATCCCAGTCTTATTCCATTGCCCATATTActagagaacggcagttctcgccagtggcgcacacctacaccccttacacgcgacactatatatacacgaaattttcgattttctaaatctgactgaattgaaaattgggccaacccccatcttaaagttcagaaaaagactcacccattcatatgtcaaccatccattttggtccaagggtgtggattttacggcccttcctattttgggtctgtttttcgttctagtccccaaaactcccaaaaacttcgaaaatttaactccgacctttgcggcttctaatagaagcgatcattacctttccaacgcatgtctaattttgaaaatcggttataccgttcaaaagttaccgagttCAGAAATATGagtctatttttatttaaaaaagggaaaatgtttgtggatatgtatgtatgtatgtgtgtggaaaagttaaaccgatcagaattttttttctgtgtttgaagagggggtgagggccgattcagaaccggtgtagtttgtgagttttgactacccataagttagctataggacttggtaggtacaaaacggcatattttttggcggtatatatcttcggttcaagaagagacaggagaacagtaaatacaccaaatcaatagcgttgagttaagctttcagatggtgtctaagctgtcaggatcagacatacacacggctcagtatagccgaaaaactgaaaaactaaactttgaaaattttggtttttcgataattactcaaaatttcaacctacgaattacgccaataattgaggactctagacgaatctaacgatgtataccttatatccggaaaaattcgaatttttaagtcaTAGGCtccataagtatgatcaaatctgtttcttacgggaaaaacggtttttcaagctcaataattcctgtaatagcttatcatacttgaccttagatgcataagatgtcaatacgtttcaaactcatgtttagtgatcaaaatcggttaagccgtttagaagttattaagctacaaaagtataatccaattaacgattattccctaaatggtttatgcagttgtagtggttacgacgctaatttgatctggcaacgggcaatccgagttcatttaccggccatcccaatattttttttaatctatttcgaatagaaaaaaatctagtgtacattcgatggacactagatcatttgggagataatgcgacaaaggcgaccatttataaagcttaacgtgtaatcgagaaacattgcattcaactttatttataaataactttgaaaaactcctgatacaagaataaaaaaccgctacacgccgtaaaaatgagtggcgcatacaatattccagctacaaaagatctgatatgaatattacgtggcacgaaaatgtattttcattttgatgcaaaacaaaattctagttttattttaaaagattttttcataatatttgctaaatttgaagtaaacgcgccacaaaagagtttcaaatttcaaactgtatcaaagttactcttttgtggcgcgttttacttcaaattgggcaaatatgaaaaaatattttaaaataaaactagaattttgttttgcatcaaaatgaaaacacattttcgcgccacgtaatattcatatcagatcttttgtagctggaatattgtatgcgccattTATTTTTACGGCGtgtagcggttttttattctttctATAGGTTACTGGCTGACTTCCATCTTGTTGTTTTGGCAGATGTTTTCAATTGTTTTTGTAGTATCCAACAATATCTCcctattatacaaaaaatgtacctattatgTCTTTAAATGTTACTCTATCACATGCTTTCTTCAAATAGATAAAATATATGAATGTGGGTATATTGTAttctaatagtccagggcgcatctgttttgagatggacgttgagaggttactcatatttttttgcagaagttacttggaattaactcataataataattgagttatcctcccgctcaggtccggaacattgtttaaataatcaaaatgaaaaatgaaagaaaaattcgatttttttctttgttttttgattataactttaaaagtattcttttccgagaaaagttgcactagcgtaaaagttgcgtaattaaatttcctacaacataagattggttaataattttaaaagttgtcacccttgttacaaaatagcaataattgtgaaaaacctataaaaaaaacaagtacatattggcattttacgtttttcaaccatttatactacacttaggaccttcatatttcacccagaaaaactttatgatataataaaacaatactgtaaatttcattaaaatcggttcaacagattttgcaaaataaattttgcaatccagctttcgtaaaaaaaattcattttttcaaaatgttacaggactgaaaataaagcagatagcaagttcaaattttttttgcttatagaagaatactgtacctttcatttgcaatttgcaaaattaaaattggttaactaccacggtgtcaggatttttttttaaataaacattactttttggtgctacgcgcaggacagcggatacgtttgctctgattgggcattccaatgacctgtcaaaaattatcgaatatTGCGGCTGTGGACAAACAAATGTGttgttgttaataattgttaagttggtgttttagtttttattgttttgaGAACAGGGACAAAGTGACAAAATTTCTAccattctttatctaatatattattgtcttactctatattttgttgtattttaatattttaattccacaaaagtcacagtaatttgattattgtttgtgaaatattgtttaaacaattgcatgtgtttaaaaataataaacttttattttcaatgttaaaatatatgaaaaaagaaagtttttgttaaaaaagtttgtgtttttattttgcaataaacaaatgtatttatttatatccaaatgtactaaaaattaaaatttatcaatcattatcaaaggtcattggaatgcccaatcagagtaaacgtatctgctgtcctgcgcgtagcaccaaaaattaatgtttatttaaaaaattcctgacgtcgtgatagttaaccgattttaattttgcaaattgcgagtgaaaggtacagtattcttctatatgaaaattcaacttgctgtctgctttattttcagtcctgcaacatttttaaaacatgcatttttttggcgaaagctggattggaaaatgtattttgcaaaatctattcaaccgatcttaatgaaatttacagtattgttttattgtatcataaagtttttcggggtgaaatatgaaggtcctaagtgtagcataaatggttgaaaaacgtaaaatgcgaataattgtttttttatggtttttcgcaagtattgctattttgcaacaagggtgacaatttttaaaatttttagccaatcctatattgtaggaaatttaattacgtaacttttatgtcagtagaacttttctcggaaatgaatacatttaagattataatcaaaaaataaagaaaaaaaattgaatttttcctttaCTTTTTGTCActttcattatttaaacaatgttccggccTTTTTTGAGTGGGAAggtaactcaaatattattacatGAGTTATGTTCAagcaatttgtgcaaaaaaatatgagtcacctctcaacgtccaaatgtcctaatgtttttacagatgcgccctggtctataatgcTTTCTTTGTAATCtgttttatgacgaatattgGGATACTGTGATAAAGtgattcttattttttttattttttagcaaCTACCACCAGTACAGTCGCTACTACTAGCAGTACCACAACAACACCATCCGTTGGTCTAGGAGGTCTAGCTACTACACAAGCCAAAGTAGTCACCGCACAAAAAGATGTCACACCTAAAGATCAGCCCCTTCCTAACGAACTTCTTCAAACTGTAGAAGCCTTCAAAGGATTTGTGAAGCAACAGAAAGTTTACAGGTACTGCAGTCTATAATATTTACTCTTTAATGTCTAGTATTAACATCGTTAAAATTAGTGATGTAACCAATAAAAAACGGTACcgttttttttaaaaaaaccgttttttattgcaaaaaaaacgAAGCCttcgttttttttgtttttttttcgttttttttattttgattttttaagtgGGTACAGTTTATTTAATGACAAAaacatataataaatataatattctgtataattttataacaaaataagtATTATTTCGTTTCATAATTAATTTCGTATAAATCCTTTAAATAAAAAGACCATGGGTGTAAACAAAATAAGAAGAGTTTATTCGTTAACTTGCAAAATCAAagcaaaaataagtaataaaaatttatcaaataaaaaaaacaacgtCTTAATGATTGAAAAGGTTCAATTAATTAACCGAATCCCTTAAATGAACACTGATCCGTCCCGTCGCTATCTGCATTTTCTTCAGACTCTGAAGCTTCCTCTTCATCACTTTCAAAGACAGACTCCGACTGATCTGAATTGGATATTATCATTGGTTCCGGTTCAGATTCTAATGCAGGATTGACTGTGAAGCTAGGATAGCTGCAATTGTGTCCTCATTCCATAGAAAAGCCTTTTTGAATAGTCCTTCTTTTGCAATAAAATTGACAACGTCAGCTAAGACGGCTGCTTCATCGACATCTGGCATCTTCTGTGCTACCTTGTATATGACTTCTGTCGCATCAGtctacattaaataaaaaaattaatagaaatataactaaaacccactataacctaaaaaaaattaccaTCTCATCTGAGCTAAGTTCGCAGCCACGATATTTTGGATCCAAAAGGTTAGCTACAAAATGAACACTATAAATAGCAAACTTCTTCCGATTTTCAAAAATTGCCCTTGTATCTGCTTCCTCTTTGGATAACAATGGACTTTTAGTGACATTTTCTAATGAGGTgttaaccatttttttaaataaatgcagACATTTTGAAATCGTTGGTGTGTCACCTTCTACAGAGGTAATTGTGTTAGCAATTGGTTCCAGAAGCATAATGTATCCTTGTACCCGGTCCCAAAATATATCGCTTAGagcatttttttttaagatgggTGTTTGCTTACTGtcttttcaacttcttcattgaTAGCCAtcctttttattatttgtttgttAGCAAGCAATGATTGTAGACAAAGAACTAATGATCCCCATCTGGTAGGCACTGGGAGTTTAAGACTGCAACTTATTtttaattcgttttttttttcctttACCCACGCAGATAATATGTGGCTTTGTCGGATGGCCTTTGTAATGGCAACAGCCTCGGTAGTAAACGATTTCAGACTTGTTAAATTTAGcactaaatattattatatatatagttatttaaataagcACTAAACACAAATATTTCCGGCACAAGGCAAGTAAATCACAAAATAACAACAGAACACCTGCAAAAGCTAATCGGTAATTCCCCGGTTTTCTCAGCGCCAACGAATACGAGCGTCCTGCTAAATTTCGGTGATTCCCCAAAAGCAACGAcgtaaaaaaataatagataaagGCAGTAAGGGTTTaatgtttcaatattttttaaaaaggaacGTCAAACACTGAGTTTCTAGATGTTTTGgatataatattgaaatattGGGTGATTTTTAGGCTTACAAACAACTCCTAAtattgatattgttaatattacgttgagaaactaataaaaaacaattaaaaacaaaaaaaacacgttttttattgtttttttttttcgttttttttagaattaaaaaaaaacacgtttttttacatcactagttaaaatatttttaaacattgtATTGTTTTTATTTCGATTCCGATTCATAGTAAATTTCATATGTggaattgtatttataaatatgacattatgtcttcttcttcttcttctaatggcgctacaaccctttgtgagtcttggcctgcttaacaatgtttttccattctgccctgtcggatattttccttcgccactgcctgatgttcatggttttaagatccccctctatgtcgtctatccatcttttacggggctttccatctctggattacttttacagcttgattatctggcattctttctaggtgaccaagccagtttagtctttgtgactttacaaatctaacaatagCTGCGCTCTGCATTAGGTCATCCAGCTCGTGGTTCATTTTATTCTCCACGAACCATCGCTGCATTGGGTTGGTCCTGCATGACATTATGTagctttatatttatttatccGTTATGTTTTTTTTAGTTCGGACATATCAAAATGTTCAGCTCGGGATTTTAAGAAAGTAGAGCAAGACATTAAGCAATTGACGGCTCTTCTGAAAAATGTAGAACATCAGCTGCAGATAAATAGGCAATTGgcagaaaatttaaaatatgatacAGCAAAATGTTTACAAGACGTGGAAATAGCACAAAGGACTCAAGATACTCCACCTGGGTTGCAGTACGAAAACACAGAACCTCTGAAGTTTTTCCTAAATCTTGCGGACAAATTCGAAAAGGATATGCAGGTAGGAACAGTTtttagagtagagtagagtaaatttttatttgcatacatttttaaacataattgAGCAAATAACCTCACATTATTaatcacatattaaaaaaatatattaacatcACAGATTAAAATATATCATCAATACAAATTACATTATGCTGATCAAGGCTGACAGGCCAGGTACTCCACCACAGTATTTGGACCGTGCAAGTTcagcaaagcgacccctatttctacgctctgtacttttattcgcacttttaattatattggccaattatattagtcctggttactggataattgtcaaggccatagtccaaaaaaataataagaagaaaaaataagatgcaggttatgttatgcaaacgtaaacaattgtatgtagtaaataaaattagttattaaaatgcagtactgcaagcaaaatacaattaattaaatttacctttatataataattgcatatcatatcgatattgtggagcaatatataatttttctgcttcaatgacagaaggtatgaaatatacgtcaatttgacaatttcaattgacaatatgaattatttaagatagttgcaatatttctccgcgactcgcgcacggtcgtttctcgtttcccttccaagcacaaaccatacatactcatagacg from Diabrotica virgifera virgifera chromosome 5, PGI_DIABVI_V3a includes these protein-coding regions:
- the LOC114334787 gene encoding uncharacterized protein LOC114334787 produces the protein MLLEPIANTITSVEGDTPTISKCLHLFKKMVNTSLENVTKSPLLSKEEADTRAIFENRKKFAIYSVHFVANLLDPKYRGCELSSDEMTDATEVIYKVAQKMPDVDEAAVLADVVNFIAKEGLFKKAFLWNEDTIAAILASQSILH